In Galactobacillus timonensis, the genomic window CGGTCCTGGACTGTACCTTGGCTCCCTGTTCGACGAAGGCGGTCAGATCGTCGACATATTCGTCAAGATTCTTGACGCCGACGCGGGAGTCGCTGTAGTTGGTGGCACGTTCGCTGTCGCCATGTCCGCGCAGTTCGCCGAAGAAGATGGAATAGCCTTCCTGATAGAGGCGGTATGCGGTTTCGTGGTATTTGCCGAAGAATTCGCAGAAGCCGTGAACCATGACGATGGCTGCCTTTTCATTCGGATTGACGGCGGAATAAAGACGCAGGCGCAGTCCCTGGGCATTGGTGATGTCCTGTGACTTGACGCAGTTGTTGATCCACGGCTGTACGTCATTCAGAATGAAGTTCTGGAAGATATTGGACTGGTTGACGCCGTTGACAAGGCGGCGTACATAGTCCGGATAGTTGGTGATAATGGCATGAACGCCGGCCTGGACGCAGGCCATGACTTCTTCCTTGGTGTTGACGGTCCAGACGTTGACTTCAAGACCTTTCTGATTGCATTCCTGCATGAAGTCCGGGTAGCGCAGGTTGTATACCCATGGGTGAAGGGCGTTGACGCCGTTCTTTTCGCCATAGGCAGGCATATCCAGGGTTCCGTCACTGTAGAGAAAGGCGGTCTTTGCGGAAGGATCGAGCTGCTGGATCTTCTTGATCGAATAGTGGTTGAAGGAGGAGTAGATGACGCGATCCTCCATTCCCTCTTCTTTGGTGAGAGCAAGGATCTTTTCTTCGATGCCGTCATAGTCATACTGGCCGGTCTTCAGTTCAATGTTGATGGTGAGGGGGCTTGGCTTGATGAGTTCAAATACCTCCTTCATCGTCGGAATGGAGGCGTGGGCATATTCGGGATGTGTCTTGTTGAAGTTGAATTTCTTCAGCTCTGCCAGCGTATAGTCTTTGACGTTGCCGATGCCGTTGGAGGTGCGGTCAATGGTTTCGTCGTGGCAGACGACGATTTCACCGTCCTTTGTCAGCTGGATGTCGAGTTCGACGCCGTCGGCTTTCATGTCGATGGCTTTCTGAAATGCTTCGAGGGTGTTTTCGGGCGCGTGTCCCGAGGCTCCCCGATGGGCCCAGATCAGTGGTTTCATAACCTCTTCCTTTCGTTTCCGCTATTATTCTAGCTGTATTGGGCGCGGAAAACAGACAGGCATATTGTAAAAAATACTGGTTCATGCAGGAAAGGGCATATTATACTGTTTGTAACGGATTTTTCTTTTTTCTTACTTCGTTAATACAAAGGCACGGGATAATAGAGAAAAAGAGGGTAATGTATGTTCAAACAGTTCAATAAGGTGGAGAAGTCGTGGATTTACTATGACATTGGCAACTCTGCCTTTACGATGATGGTCTCGACGCTGATCCCGATCTGGTTTGATACGCTGGCGGGACAGGCCGGATTTACGCAGGCACAGTATCTTCAGTACTGGAGCTATGCAACTTCAATTACGACAATCATTGCGGCCCTCCTGGGACCGATCTGCGGAACAATCGCTGACAACAAAGGATTCAAGAAGCCGATGTTTGTGACTGTGCTGATCATCGGCGTTGTGGGATGTGCGTTTTTGGGCATTGCGCCGAACTGGCTGCTGTATCTTGTGACCTATGTCATTGCCAAAGTGTGCTATCAGGCTTCACTGGTGTTCTATGATTCGATGTTGACGGACGTCACGACGCAGGAGCGGATGGATCTGGTATCGGCACAGGGCTATGCCTGGGGCTATATCGGCTCGTGTATCCCGTTTATCGCGGCGCTGCTTTTCTATCTGATGGGAGATGAGTATCTTGGCATTCTTCCGACGCGCATCGGCATCCTGGTCGGATTTCTGATCGTGGCCGTCTGGTGGCTGTGTGTTTCGCTTCCGCTGATCAGGAACTATGAACAGAAATATTATGTCGAGCAGGCGACGGGGCGGATCAAGGCATCGTTTGCGCGTCTTGGCAATACGCTGAAGGAAATGGTGAAAACGGACAAGAAGGTGTTCTACTTCCTGCTGGCGTTCTTCTTCTATATTGATGGCGTGTATACGATCATTGATGAGTCGGTGGCGATTGGTACGGCACTGGGACTGGATACCGTCGGCCTTTTGGTCATTCTTCTGCTGACGCAGGTTGTTGCGTTTGCGTTTGCGACGCTGTTCGGAAAGCTGTCAGAAAAGTACAGCTCGATTTCGCTGATCTCGGTATGCATTTTGGGCTATCTCTTTGTGGCGATCTTCGCGCTGTTCCTGGATTCGCTGTGGAAATTCGGTATTATGGCCTTCGTTGTCGGCATGTTCCAGGGGGCGATTCAGGCGATTTCCCGTTCCTATTTCGGCAAGATTATTCCTCCGGAGAAGTCGGGCGAATACTTCGGTCTCTATGATATCTGCGGTAAAGGTGCCGCCTTCATGGGAACGACACTGGTTGGCGTTACGGTCGGCCTGACCAATTCGGTCAATATTGCGGTTGCGACGCTTGGCATTCTCTTTGTGGTCGGCTTCATCCTGCTGCGCAAGGCTGCGACGATTCCGGCAAGTCATCATTTGGAAGACTGAATTCATGCAGGTATCAGCGGTGCTGTGGATTTTCCATGACACTGCTTTTTTGATACAAAAAGGGCGGCACAGTGGCCGCCTGCAATTTGTCAGTTTGTTTCGAAGTCTTTTCCCGGGACCATATAGCGGTCGGGGCTTGTGGAATAGGAACCGTCTTTGTTAATGGTGACATAGAGCGTATCCGAACCATCCACCAGCGTCAGATACGCATAACCGTCTTCGCCAAAGTCATTGGTGACGTCAACCTTTTTGTCATGCCAGTACAGGATATACTTCCCGTCACGTTCATCCAGAGTGATACGGTTCGCAATTTCTTCCGCCATCTCACCGGTTGTTAAAGGACGCTCATGGTTCAGCAGACCTTCATATGCGACACCTCCGCCGCTTTCCACTTCGTTGCCTGAAGAATCATGGATTGTGTAACTGCCTTCGTCGCTGAGATCTACGGTCGCAGTGGTTAATTCGCCATCGAGCCAGATCTGCATCTTTCTCTGAATGCCTCCGATATTCTGCGCATATACCGTGGTTCCTGCAAGCAGGACGGCGGCAGCGGCAGGTACCACCAGCCAGCGCCTGTTACGGTTTACTTGTTTGTTGGTCATTGTTTCCTCCTGTGCATGTAAATTGAATTCGTGATCTGTACGAATGGATGAGAACGCGCTCTGATATCTTTTTCTGAACTCTTCTTCACGCATGGACCGGTTCCTCCTTAGTCTCTTTTTCCAGTTGCTCTCTGAGTTTTTCTCTGCCCTTCTGCAGCCGGTGCTTGACGGCACTTTCCGAGATGGACAGGATGCTCGCTATTTCTTTTACGGAATAGTCTTCGTAGTAGTAAAGATGAATCACGGAGCTGTAGTTTCGGGGCAGCTTCAGGACGGCCTCTGCAAGGCATCTGTCTTCCGCGGTCGCAAAAGGAATGTCATTCATCCAGTCTTCCAGAGATGTGCGGCTGCGGTGCCAGAATGCTTTGACGATGTCCTTCGCCTTGTTGGACACGGTTCGAAACAGCCATGCCCTGAGATGATCTTCGCTGTCGAACTGCTGTGTACTTTTGACATACTGCAGATAGGTGTTTTGAACAGCATCTTCCGCATCTGAAACATTGTGCGTAATCGACAGCGCCGCTCTGAACAGGTTCTGCTGATAAACAGCGGCGATATATTCTGGTTCGTATCTCATCGTGTTTCGCTTTCCTTGAGGGATCCTTCACCTATACTACGATTTAACGGACGATTTGGTTCCTGCCCAGAAAAAAATTTGAATCATCCTTCTTCTTCACGGGCAGGCACGCACAGCCTTACGGCGCAAAATGATATGATGGGTGCGTTGACACGGAGGTACATATGAGTGAATTAAAGGAACGCAAGGCAATGGATCCTGCCTTTGAATGGGATCTGAGCACATTGTTTAAAAACGATGAGGAATGGGAAGCCGCATTCGCCGCCCTGGATCCAAAGATTGACGCGGCGGCAGCTTACAAAGGTACACTGAAGGATTCGAAGCATATTCTTGCCTTTCTGAAGGCGGAGATGGATGCGAAGCTTGCGATGGAAAACTGCTTTGCGTATGCCGAGCTGCGCAACAGCGAAGATACGCGTGACCCGAAGGCACAGTCCATGCTTGCAAGGGCGATGAGCCGCTATGCCAAGGCGTCGGCGGCGCTGGCGTTTGCGCAGCCGGAGATGCTGGCTCTGGATGAAGATACGCTGCGTAAGGCTGCGGATGATCCTTCGCTGAAGGATTTCTCCTTCTATCTACATGATCTGCTGCGTCAGAAGCCGCATATGCTGAGCAGCGGTGAGGAGGCGATTCTCGCCAAGCTCTCGGATGCGCTTGGCTCCTGCGGACAGGCGGCAGAAAACCTGATGGATGCGGACATGGTATTTGAACCTGCCGCAGATTCGGAAGGAAAGACGCATGAAGTCAGCGGCTCAAGTTATATTCCGCTGCAGATGAGTACGGACCGGGTGCTGCGCAAGAATGCGTTTGATTCTTATTACAAGTCGTTCCAGCAGCACATTATGACCTTTGCCAGCACCTACAGTGGAACCGTGAAGGCGCATACGGCCGAGGCGGAGATTCGTCACTATGGAAGTTCGCGGGAAATGTCGATGGCTGTCGATAATATTCCTGTTTCGGTTTATGACAATCTGATTGATAGCGTTCACCGCAACATGGACAAGATGTACCGCTATGTGCGTCTGCGCAAGCGGATCCTCGGCATTGATGAGCTTCACTACTACGATGTCTATGCGCCGCTGGCAGGGGATGTGTCAAAGACCTACACCTATGCGGAAGCGCAGCAGATGGTACTTGACGCGGTGAAGCCGCTGGGTGAGGCGTATGTGAACCGTGTGAAGGAAGCCTACGAGAACCACTGGATCGACGTATATCCCAATAAGGGCAAGCGCGGCGGCGCCTTCTCGAGCGGTACCTATACGAGTAATCCGGTGATTTTGACCAACTTCTCGGGGACGCTGGATTCGGTTTCAACGATTGCCCACGAAATGGGGCACAGCCAGCATACATGGCTTACCAATCATACGCAGCCGTATCAGTACAGCGGCTATACGATGTTCGTTGCCGAAATTGCTTCGACCGTCAATGAGAATCTTCTGATTGAGCAGCTTTTGGCAAAGGAGACGGATCCGAAGAACCGTCTGGCTCTGCTGAATGAGTATCTGGAAGGCTTCAAGGGAACCGTCTACCGTCAGACGATGTTTGCGGAATTTGAGAAGGAAGCACATGCGATGGCAGAACGCGGTGAGTCGCTGGACAGTGCGTCGCTCAATGCGCTGTACAAGAAACTGATTCAGCTTTATTTCGGCCCGGAACTGGTATGGGATGATGCGGTGCAGTATGAGTGGGCACGCATCCCGCACTTCTACAATCCGTTCTATGTCTATGTATATGCGACGGGCTATTCCAGCGCTTCGGCTCTTTCTTCGATGATTCTCAGCGAAGGTCAGCCGGCAGTGAAGCGGTATCTGGAATTCCTTTCCATGGGCAGTTCGCAGTATCCGCTCGATGAGCTGAAACATGCGGGCGTCGATCTGACGACGCCGAAGCCGATCGATGAGGCGCTGAAGAAATTTGAATCCGTTCTGGTCGATGCCGAGAAGACGGCGGATCAGCTTGGACTGTAATGAAAAGGGCTGGGGAATTGTTATCCTCAGTCCTTTTTGTACTTTGTTTTGTTTTCTGCGTTATATGAGTCAGGTCATCTGACCTGTTCCTGGAGCTTCTCTTTGTAGGTATCGACAATAATATTCAGCTCATTCAGACTGGTGATGCGTGACAGGCCAGCCTTTACTCTGGCCGAATCAGGCATGCCGGTCAGATACCATGCGGCCATGCCGCGCATCATGGCGATGCCGGTATGTTCCCCTTCGTAGACCGTCAGCTTTTTGGCGTAGTCTTTGAGCTGATCGAGCCGTTCCATATAAGAAGGCTCTTGGAACGGTGTGCCTTCCATGGCACATTTCAATTCCTGCATGAACCATGGCCGCCCCAGCAGTCCCCGTCCGATCATGAGTCCGTCACAGCCTGTTTCCTGCTTCATGCGGAAGGCATCTTCAACGGTCTGAATGTCTCCGTTGCCGATGACGGGGATTTTAACGGCTTCCTTTACCGCTTTGATGTAGAGATTACTGGATCTGCCGCTGTACATCTGTGCTTTCGTGCGGCCGTGGACGGCGATGGCACTGGCACCGGCTGCTTCAAGCTGCTGCGCAAGTTCGGCGCAGTTGATGTGTTCACTGTCCCAGCCGGCCCGCATCTTGACGGTGACCGGTTTTTTCGTATTGTCCACCGCAGCTTTGACGAGATCCACAGCCACATCGGGATGGGCCATGAGCCAGCTGCCACTGTGGGCTTTTAGTACCTTTGTTACGGGGCAGCCCATGTTGATGTCAATCATGTCGCAGTCTGTGTTCTGATCCAGAAAGCGGACGGCTTCTGCCATCGTGACGGGATCTCCTGAAAACAACTGCAGCGAAACCGGATGTTCGTCGGGAAATACGCGGCACATCTCTTTGGTTTTGGCGTTGTTGTAGTGCAGCGCCTTGTCTGAGATCATCTCCGATACACAAAGATCCGCACCGTACTGGTGCATGATGGTGCGGTAGACAGGATTGGAGATGCCGGCCAGAGGAGCGGCAATCAGACCGTTTTTCAGGGTGACGTTTCCAATGTTAAGCACGGTGCTTGCCCTCGAGAATCTGCTGCAGCTCTGCTTCGGTAAATTGATAGGCTTTGTGGCAATAGTCGCAGACGATCTCGGCGCCGTGATCTTCTTCGATCATGTCCTTGAGATCCTTGTCATGAAGCGTTGCCAGCGCATCGGCGAAGTGATCCTTGGAGCAGTCGCAGTGCCACTGAACCGGCTTATGGGAAAGAATCGCGGCATCGGGGAACAGCTCCTTGACAATGTCGTCGACACTTCTTTCTTCCTTCATGTATTCCGATACATGCTTCATTTCGCGGGCGACTTTTTCAACGGCTTCAATGACTTCTTCTTCGGCGTTCGGAAGCAGCTGGAAGATCAGTCCGCCGGCTGAGTTCACGGAAAGATCCGTGTCGATCAGAACACCGACGGCTACGACCGAAGGCGTCTGCTCACTGACTGCGTAGTAATAGGCGAAGTCATCCCCGATTTCACCGGTCTGAAGGGGGACGATGCCGGTGAAGGGCTCCTTGAGGCCCATATCGCGGCTGACGGTCAATGAACCGTTGATGCCGACCGCCTGTCCGACCGCAAGATGGCCGTCACTGCGTACCATGTGGACGCCAGGATTGCCGATCAGGCCGCGCACATTGCCGGCTCCGTCTGCCTGTACATTGATGGCGCCGCAGGGACCCTTGCCGTCGATGCGTACCTTTACATGTTCATTGGGATTTTTGAGATCGCTTGCCATCAGGGCGGCGACCGTCATCGTGCGTCCAAGTGCTGCGGCACTGGTCGGTGCGCAGTTATGGATCTTCTGTGCTTCCGATACCATGGCAGTGGTGCGGGCAGCGTGGATGCGTACCTGACCCTGCAGTGCTTCTGCAATTACAATTTCATCATTCATCAGTTTCTGACTCTCCGTATACATTTTTCATTCATGCGGCGCATCCGCTTCTCGTCAATCTTGACGATTTCGCGGTCGGCAGTGAACAGTCCGTTGCATTCGTCTTCAACGTCCGCTAGCTGCGTGTAGATACAGCCGGACAGGCCTTTGGAAATGTTCTGATACACCATGTGTTCATAGAGCCGGAAGACGGCGTCGTTCATCTGCAGCTTGTCCTTGAACTTTTTATACCCGTAGGGACGGGATGGGAAGCTGTGGCCGAATTCTACATAGGTATAGCCGCCGAATTCGCTCAGAAGGACGATGCGGCCATCCGACGAAGGCACATGGAGGGGGAAGAAGTAGTCATGGATGCTCAAAAAATCGCCGGCCCCCTGATCGAACCATCCCGATGCGCTGTCGACGAGGCGCGTATTGTCATAATCCTTGATCTTTTCCGTGATCTCTTTGGAATCGAACTGGCCCCATCCTTCGTTGAACGGTACCCAGGCAAAGATGCAGGGGCAGTTGTAAAGCGTATCGAGCATTGCATACAGTTCTTCCATGTACATGTCTCTGGAAGCCTGGCCGGCGCGCCCATTGAGGGCATAGCTTTCTTTGCCATCGGACATTTTTCTTCGGCCCAGGGTCGGCCATAGACCGACCCGCTTGAAATTATACGGTCCTCCGCCGCTCGGCATGTCCTGCATGACCAGAATTCCCAGCTCGTCGCACAGGGAGTACCACCGGCGGTTTTCAACCTTGACATGCTTGCGGATCATGTTGAAGCCCATGCCCTTGATCTTTTTCAGTTCAAACTCCATCGCTTCCTGGGATGGATAGGTCAGCAGGCCGTCCATCGTATAGCCCTGATCCAGCAGGCCGCTGAGAAAGAGCGGTTTTCCATTGAGGGCGAAGCGCAGATGGCCGCTGCTGTCCGGCAGACTGGAGAAGCTGCGCATCGCGAAGTAGGAGCGTACTGTTTCATCTTCCGTCTGCAGATAGAGGCGGTAAAGGAACGGATCCGATGGTGACCAGAGATGGAGATCATTTTCCGACAGTGTGATCGTGTAGTCCATTTCATTGGTGATGCCGCGATGGACCAGCTTATTTCCGGCAAAGACGGTGATGACGGTCTGGGTCATCTGACCGGCGAAGCGGAGATAGACGCTGCCGTGCTGCGGGTCGGGTGTGATCTTGAGATCCTCGATCGCATATTCGGGGAGACTTTCCATCCATACGGTGCCATAGATACCGCTGGAGGGTGTATACCACATGCCGCCGTGTTTCAGAACCTGCTTGCCATAGGCATAGATGCCCTGATCCGAGGCGTCTTTGATTTTGACAAGCAGTTCGTTTTCTTCCTTGACGGCGTTTGTGACATTCAGCGAGAAAGGGGAATAGCCGCCTTCATG contains:
- a CDS encoding alpha/beta fold hydrolase, whose amino-acid sequence is MKPLIWAHRGASGHAPENTLEAFQKAIDMKADGVELDIQLTKDGEIVVCHDETIDRTSNGIGNVKDYTLAELKKFNFNKTHPEYAHASIPTMKEVFELIKPSPLTINIELKTGQYDYDGIEEKILALTKEEGMEDRVIYSSFNHYSIKKIQQLDPSAKTAFLYSDGTLDMPAYGEKNGVNALHPWVYNLRYPDFMQECNQKGLEVNVWTVNTKEEVMACVQAGVHAIITNYPDYVRRLVNGVNQSNIFQNFILNDVQPWINNCVKSQDITNAQGLRLRLYSAVNPNEKAAIVMVHGFCEFFGKYHETAYRLYQEGYSIFFGELRGHGDSERATNYSDSRVGVKNLDEYVDDLTAFVEQGAKVQSRTGRLYLFSHSLGGCVSALYLEKYPDTFRCAVLSSPMLKIDFRGIPDPAVNLLKVYSKIVKNDDEFAPKNGPFTGEYDFENSSAMDEDRYNYQFSMRLENRNYQTWSGTWGWVKASLEGGQRAIDNAARIKTPVLILQAGADTMVDNQGQLEFMEKAGNATMIKYPGAKHELYAADDATRNKWFRDIITFYHSFDQK
- a CDS encoding MFS transporter produces the protein MFKQFNKVEKSWIYYDIGNSAFTMMVSTLIPIWFDTLAGQAGFTQAQYLQYWSYATSITTIIAALLGPICGTIADNKGFKKPMFVTVLIIGVVGCAFLGIAPNWLLYLVTYVIAKVCYQASLVFYDSMLTDVTTQERMDLVSAQGYAWGYIGSCIPFIAALLFYLMGDEYLGILPTRIGILVGFLIVAVWWLCVSLPLIRNYEQKYYVEQATGRIKASFARLGNTLKEMVKTDKKVFYFLLAFFFYIDGVYTIIDESVAIGTALGLDTVGLLVILLLTQVVAFAFATLFGKLSEKYSSISLISVCILGYLFVAIFALFLDSLWKFGIMAFVVGMFQGAIQAISRSYFGKIIPPEKSGEYFGLYDICGKGAAFMGTTLVGVTVGLTNSVNIAVATLGILFVVGFILLRKAATIPASHHLED
- a CDS encoding RNA polymerase sigma factor, translating into MRYEPEYIAAVYQQNLFRAALSITHNVSDAEDAVQNTYLQYVKSTQQFDSEDHLRAWLFRTVSNKAKDIVKAFWHRSRTSLEDWMNDIPFATAEDRCLAEAVLKLPRNYSSVIHLYYYEDYSVKEIASILSISESAVKHRLQKGREKLREQLEKETKEEPVHA
- the pepF gene encoding oligoendopeptidase F, producing the protein MSELKERKAMDPAFEWDLSTLFKNDEEWEAAFAALDPKIDAAAAYKGTLKDSKHILAFLKAEMDAKLAMENCFAYAELRNSEDTRDPKAQSMLARAMSRYAKASAALAFAQPEMLALDEDTLRKAADDPSLKDFSFYLHDLLRQKPHMLSSGEEAILAKLSDALGSCGQAAENLMDADMVFEPAADSEGKTHEVSGSSYIPLQMSTDRVLRKNAFDSYYKSFQQHIMTFASTYSGTVKAHTAEAEIRHYGSSREMSMAVDNIPVSVYDNLIDSVHRNMDKMYRYVRLRKRILGIDELHYYDVYAPLAGDVSKTYTYAEAQQMVLDAVKPLGEAYVNRVKEAYENHWIDVYPNKGKRGGAFSSGTYTSNPVILTNFSGTLDSVSTIAHEMGHSQHTWLTNHTQPYQYSGYTMFVAEIASTVNENLLIEQLLAKETDPKNRLALLNEYLEGFKGTVYRQTMFAEFEKEAHAMAERGESLDSASLNALYKKLIQLYFGPELVWDDAVQYEWARIPHFYNPFYVYVYATGYSSASALSSMILSEGQPAVKRYLEFLSMGSSQYPLDELKHAGVDLTTPKPIDEALKKFESVLVDAEKTADQLGL
- the dusB gene encoding tRNA dihydrouridine synthase DusB; the protein is MLNIGNVTLKNGLIAAPLAGISNPVYRTIMHQYGADLCVSEMISDKALHYNNAKTKEMCRVFPDEHPVSLQLFSGDPVTMAEAVRFLDQNTDCDMIDINMGCPVTKVLKAHSGSWLMAHPDVAVDLVKAAVDNTKKPVTVKMRAGWDSEHINCAELAQQLEAAGASAIAVHGRTKAQMYSGRSSNLYIKAVKEAVKIPVIGNGDIQTVEDAFRMKQETGCDGLMIGRGLLGRPWFMQELKCAMEGTPFQEPSYMERLDQLKDYAKKLTVYEGEHTGIAMMRGMAAWYLTGMPDSARVKAGLSRITSLNELNIIVDTYKEKLQEQVR
- the hslO gene encoding Hsp33 family molecular chaperone HslO, whose amino-acid sequence is MNDEIVIAEALQGQVRIHAARTTAMVSEAQKIHNCAPTSAAALGRTMTVAALMASDLKNPNEHVKVRIDGKGPCGAINVQADGAGNVRGLIGNPGVHMVRSDGHLAVGQAVGINGSLTVSRDMGLKEPFTGIVPLQTGEIGDDFAYYYAVSEQTPSVVAVGVLIDTDLSVNSAGGLIFQLLPNAEEEVIEAVEKVAREMKHVSEYMKEERSVDDIVKELFPDAAILSHKPVQWHCDCSKDHFADALATLHDKDLKDMIEEDHGAEIVCDYCHKAYQFTEAELQQILEGKHRA
- a CDS encoding glycoside hydrolase family 2 protein produces the protein MTPLTRFGKKLDYQHILPEYPRPMLVRDNWLNLNGPWEYQITKENEEPALKSGWKTILVPFALGSLLSGSDDRLLPHQILWCRRSFTYPVDSQRRIMLNFEAVDQECEVFLNGLNVGHHEGGYSPFSLNVTNAVKEENELLVKIKDASDQGIYAYGKQVLKHGGMWYTPSSGIYGTVWMESLPEYAIEDLKITPDPQHGSVYLRFAGQMTQTVITVFAGNKLVHRGITNEMDYTITLSENDLHLWSPSDPFLYRLYLQTEDETVRSYFAMRSFSSLPDSSGHLRFALNGKPLFLSGLLDQGYTMDGLLTYPSQEAMEFELKKIKGMGFNMIRKHVKVENRRWYSLCDELGILVMQDMPSGGGPYNFKRVGLWPTLGRRKMSDGKESYALNGRAGQASRDMYMEELYAMLDTLYNCPCIFAWVPFNEGWGQFDSKEITEKIKDYDNTRLVDSASGWFDQGAGDFLSIHDYFFPLHVPSSDGRIVLLSEFGGYTYVEFGHSFPSRPYGYKKFKDKLQMNDAVFRLYEHMVYQNISKGLSGCIYTQLADVEDECNGLFTADREIVKIDEKRMRRMNEKCIRRVRN